ATCCTATCAAAAACGGGGCGAGAGTCCCGGCGACCCGACCGACGTCGACGAGGGGATTGAACCCGTGCGTATACTCGCCAGCGGCGACAAACAGCGTGATTGCCACGATATCGCCGAGGGCCAACATGGCCGTCGTCATCGAGAACTCGATACGACGCTCACCGGCCGTCGAGACGCTCATACGCGACGTTCGTGAGCCACGCACTTCTCTCTCCCGTTTCCCAGGATACAAACCACACGCCGGCGAGATGCGCGTATGGAGTACGAACTGCTCGGATGGCCCGAGGACGGGCCGACGCTTCGGTTAGACCACGAGCAGTTCGCCTACGCCGGGAAGTTCGTGATGAGTTCGACGGGGAAGGCCGTCTGCCGGGACGAGTCGGTGATCGGTGCCGCCGCGTTCGACCCGGACCGGACCGATCCGGGGACGCTCTGTATCCGCTATGTCACTGTCCGCACGGATCGACAGGGCGCGGGAATCGGGGCACAACTCCTCGCGTTCGTCCGTGAGCGGGCGATCGACCGGGGATTCGACCGCGTCACGATCGGCGTCAACAACCCCTTCTCCTACCAGGCAGCCTATCGTGCTGGCTTCTGTTTCACCGGGACCGAGCAGGGCTTGGGCGAACTGGAACTCGAATGGCCCGGCGATCGCTGTGTCGACGGCTACCAGGCGGGGCTCGACCTGTTCCGTGAACGCGACCTCTCGGAGGCCGAGGTGGCGTTTCTCAGCGAGAAGGCCGGATCGGACCCGCCGGAACTGGTCGACCGGTGACCGATCGAGAGCCACGGCCAGGACGGGGGATTCAAACCGCTGTCACCCGTACCGCCGCCAATGGGAAACGCTGATCTCCGGTCGCTTGCAGCCATCGAGGAGGTGTCGTTCGACGAACTGGGTGGGAGTACCGTCGCCGTCGACGCCCACAACTGGCTCTACCGGTATCTCACGACGACGGTCAAGTTCACGAGCGATCACAAGTACACGACCGAGGACGGGACGGAGGTCGCAAACCTCATCGGCGTCGTCCAGGGGCTACCGAAGTTCTTCGAACACGACATCACGCCGGTGTTTGTCTTCGACGGCGCGGTGACCGATCTCAAAGACGACGAGGTCGAGAAACGACGCGAGCAGCGCGAACGCTACGAAGACCAGCTCGAAGACGCCCGAGAAAGCGGTGACACGGCCCGGGTTGCGACGCTCGAATCCCGGACCCAGAGACTCACCGACACCATCGTCGAGACGACGCGAGAGCTGCTGGCGCTGCTTGACGTGCCGGTCGTCGACGCACCCGCAGAGGGGGAGGGACAGGCTGCCTACATGGCACGCACCGGTGTGGTCGACTACGCTGGGACAGAGGACTACGACGCCTTGCTGTTCGGTGCCCCCCTGACACTCAGGCAACTCACCTCGAAGGGCGACCCCGAGTTGATGGATCTGGACGCGACGCTGGAGCGCCACGACCTGACCTGGGAACAACTGGTCGACGCTGCGATCCTGATGGGAACGGACTTCAACGAGGGGATCTCCGGGATCGGCCCGAAAACGGCGGTCTCGGAGCTGCAGGAACACGGCGACCTCTATGCCGTGCTCGACGCCCGTGCGGAACACATCGAACACGCCG
Above is a window of Haloarcula halophila DNA encoding:
- a CDS encoding GNAT family N-acetyltransferase, which gives rise to MEYELLGWPEDGPTLRLDHEQFAYAGKFVMSSTGKAVCRDESVIGAAAFDPDRTDPGTLCIRYVTVRTDRQGAGIGAQLLAFVRERAIDRGFDRVTIGVNNPFSYQAAYRAGFCFTGTEQGLGELELEWPGDRCVDGYQAGLDLFRERDLSEAEVAFLSEKAGSDPPELVDR
- the fen gene encoding flap endonuclease-1 produces the protein MGNADLRSLAAIEEVSFDELGGSTVAVDAHNWLYRYLTTTVKFTSDHKYTTEDGTEVANLIGVVQGLPKFFEHDITPVFVFDGAVTDLKDDEVEKRREQRERYEDQLEDARESGDTARVATLESRTQRLTDTIVETTRELLALLDVPVVDAPAEGEGQAAYMARTGVVDYAGTEDYDALLFGAPLTLRQLTSKGDPELMDLDATLERHDLTWEQLVDAAILMGTDFNEGISGIGPKTAVSELQEHGDLYAVLDARAEHIEHADRIRNLFLDPAVTDEYDLDLEITPDLDAARQFVTEEWAVDPDEVRRGFERIEESVVQTGLDRWS